The nucleotide sequence ccccaccaccacccacccatcaaTCTCCGCAAAATTCGCCAGCTTCGCCGGATTCAGCTTGCCAACCACAACCGTATAACTCTTTTTATTCGCCGCCGCAATCCTCTTCCTGAGCGCATCCACCGAACACAAGTAGTTCGATACTGAAAGCGTATTCACCAATATCCCAATGATACCCGCAGTTGACAGAGATAATAGCTTCGCATACCGCCGGCCGAGGAGTCGTCCTGCGGAGAGGGAGCTAGAtgatggaaagggggagtgggGCGTGTCGTGGATGTAGAGGGAGCCTACCCTCGAGGAGAGGGCTAGTAGCAgggctgttgggggggtggagatgtggaagagggagTATTCTTTTAGTGAATCCCCCTCCGGTGTAGAATCGGAGGAGGCGCTGTGGGAGACGATCTTCCGGTTGGGCAAGATGTTCGTTGGGTCATGGGTGATGGCCGTGGAGTAGATATTTGTGTATCCCTCCGATACAAGACGTGAGGCAACCGCCGGAACGTGGGATTGATACGTCACATCCGCCATGATAACCACATTTGCGTCTTTTCCCGGGTATTCCCTCTCGAAAGCTTCGACCGtctcgtcgaggttgagCCGATGTTCGGTAAACACGTAGATAACAGGTAATCGGGACGTGGGCGAGAGACACGACCGGCCGTAGTGCACCACAACCTGGGCATCGGCGTGTTCAGCCGCTACTTCATCAACACAGCACGCACTGTAGGAAGTGTCGGCCAGGATGAATATCTTCTCGATTTGTTCTGGCCCGGATgattcctcctcttcttttcggAGAGCAGTCAGCTCATCCTTGAGCGCCTGGACTAGCCTCGGCGCATCGACCAACATCGTGTCTGGGAATTGTAGGGCTATCGTCTTCCATTTTCCCAGTCGCAGTTCTCGCGCTGTCCGTGCGACCTCGTAGATTTGGCGGAGCTCGTCGGCGGTTTTTCGCGGcgccttggccttggtctGGGAATCTGGGCTGGCGTGCTCGAAGAGGTGTTCGGCCGGGGTTGACAGCACCGGGGCGGAGGATAGTTCGGTCAtttttggtttgttgggCTGATCCAGGACGGTGTGTCGCCGGTGGTAGTCGCCGTCTGAACGGTGACTTGgaacttttttctttggcgAATGCGGGGCACTGTTGATCTTCAG is from Podospora pseudopauciseta strain CBS 411.78 chromosome 5 map unlocalized CBS411.78m_5.2, whole genome shotgun sequence and encodes:
- the DPH2_1 gene encoding Diphthamide biosynthesis protein 2 (BUSCO:EOG09262SI7; EggNog:ENOG503NUDH; COG:J) gives rise to the protein MTELSSAPVLSTPAEHLFEHASPDSQTKAKAPRKTADELRQIYEVARTARELRLGKWKTIALQFPDTMLVDAPRLVQALKDELTALRKEEEESSGPEQIEKIFILADTSYSACCVDEVAAEHADAQVVVHYGRSCLSPTSRLPVIYVFTEHRLNLDETVEAFEREYPGKDANVVIMADVTYQSHVPAVASRLVSEGYTNIYSTAITHDPTNILPNRKIVSHSASSDSTPEGDSLKEYSLFHISTPPTALLLALSSRVGSLYIHDTPHSPFPSSSSLSAGRLLGRRYAKLLSLSTAGIIGILVNTLSVSNYLCSVDALRKRIAAANKKSYTVVVGKLNPAKLANFAEIDGWVVVGCWESSLVEDDAGFFRPVVTPFELEVALMGDGERVWGGSWWGGIEGVKAPVGKDEEEEVVEGKEEEDEDSEEESAPPEFDLRTGRLISTSRPMRVRKVKEEREGGEVKEGLVEENRNGTNGALALRPKAELAMVNGVVSPGAEFLRSQRTWQGLGSDYTEEESTAIEEGRRGVARGYTVGDSEKR